A segment of the Macrobrachium nipponense isolate FS-2020 chromosome 1, ASM1510439v2, whole genome shotgun sequence genome:
ACACAGAGATCTCAAACCTGAGAATATCTTGTGTGTATATCCGGACCAATTGTGCCCAGTGAAAATTTGTGACTTTGATCTGGGTTCTGGAATAAAGTTCAACTCTAATTTAAGTTCACCGGTGATGACCCCCCAGTTATTAACGCCAGTAGGCTCTGCAGAGTTTATGGCACCAGAAGTGGTGGAGGGATTCATAAGTGATGATGCTGGGCCATATGACAAGAGGTGTGATCTTTGGTCCTTGGGTGTGGTAACATACATTCTTTTGTGTGGTTACCCACCTTTCTGCGGCAACTGTGGTGAAGATTGTGGATGGGAGCGAGGGGAGGCCTGTCCTCAGTGCCAGGATCTTCTTTTCAATAACATTCAGGATGGCAGCTATGAGTTCCCCAAGCCAGAGTGGTCGTACATTAGCGAGGAAGCCAAGGATCTGATTCGAAAGCTACTCGTGAAGGATGCATCTCAAAGATTGTCTGCTGAGATGGTCCTTGCCCATCCTTGGGTTAAGAATGGTGGGCCTACGACCTGCTTGGAAACGCCCAATGTCATCAGAAAGTAAGTATGCCCGCCCGCTCATGAGCATCTAGATGTAATCTATACTGTCTAATATACTATATGCACTGTTAACATTTTGGTTATTAGTTGAATGTTAGTTATTAGTTGTATTTAATTGCCAAGCTAATTACAATATTTCTTTCAGGAACCACAGTGCACAACAACTTTCGCTATTTGCCGAGTCGTGCATGGCACTCAATCGCGTCCTGTTGCAGCATTTCAGCATGAATCAGGATGAAGATTGCGAGAACATGCATGGAGTTGATCCTCCATTCGGCCTGTCACCCCCTTCAGAGTCGCGTCTTGCCCAGAGGCGACTTCGTTCTATCAGCCTCAATACTGAGCACCTCCTCACTGCCACCGGCTAACTGGCCTCCTTGCCAGTAACTCAGGGTCAGGTGCTACACTGTTGTCACCATTAGCAGTGTAGAaccattgttttttctttaattttttttttctatgtttgttTAGGCTTGAACTCTGTTGGCAAAGTATTGTTGCTAAGAATCCTGAATGTAATAGGAATCAGAGCAGCAAGGTGAGCTATAGGGTATCGTGTTAAGCCacctttaatattttttcctataGTATTACAATAATAATGTGTAATGGAGGTTTAGCCAGCTCATTGATGatcaaatatttaaaactatatataaaagtatttgtttattcagtttttgttatatagatatatatatgtgtaggcacaaaatttgagatatattttcatataagcttTATTGAGTCCAGGGTATAACCATCTTTTGACTTGgattcataattaattttttttagtgccaATTATTGAAAGTGGGCTATAACCAACAAATTAAGtacaaagattataaaaaaatccTCTTTGAATCTGTCCTGAATGCCACTGTAAAATAAGGTTAACGAGTATTGCGATGGTGTGTGAATATCTCTCCCTCGTGGACGGCCTGTGTGGATCGTTAGGAGCGGGCACTGTGATACTCTTATTAGTGTGTAAGGTTGAGAGGACCCCCAGTCGTAATATTGCTTGGAATAACAATGTTTCTCTTTGTGTGTGGTGCTTAGTAACTTAAGTTGATAGTTGTAATCCCAGTAAGTGCCTATGCTTTGATGTCAGATATGACAACATTTAAGTCCCAAATTGCTTAGGTAatagaaaaatactaaaaagagcATTGGTTTCAGGTCAATAAAATCAGGTCCAAAAGTTCAAACTAGAGGGTCATTTCAGGACAGTCCAGCCTACATGTAGtgttaaagaaaacaaaacttgAATTTATGGATgcataaaacatttcaaaattctAGTCTCTTTTTAAAATGCACAAGGTCTTGATTCACATTGCCTAGAGTACCCATTTGATAACAGTTTGATGGAAGCACTACAGGTCACTTGGGCTCTTTAAATTCAGTTAGATGATAGGACTAgttgtgttgttttttatttttattttttttttattttttatttttttgcaagtttACTATTTACACCTTATGTAATGgagggagaatctctctctctctctctctctctctctctctctctctctctctctctctctctctctctctctctcaatctctctaatttttttttttttttttttattaggcaaGAAATCCCAACTAAAGGCTGCCACCATTTAAaagttaaatatgaaataaatgatgtgtGTACCTGGAGTGCCATGGCTTGTGCACATGCTGCCCACGTCCTAAACGATCCACACTTCCCCGTCCTGTAGAGTTACGTTTTGTTActgttttctatctttttataCATTGGATAGGCTATAAAGTAAGAGTTGATTACTTCTTAAATTTTGCCAAAAACTCATTTGTTTCTACAGAGCAAAGAATTGGCTCtggtttgtttttcataaatctGTCAGTCATGTTAGTTTCTACCTTGTTACCTGAAGGTATGTGATCGTACCATTCATTCACAAAGGTAGAAACTAAGATGTAAAGTACTGCAGAAGCTTTTGGTTGGGGCGGTACATAAGGACACACCATATGTCATCCTCTCCCTGTCATTCCATGGATAGGCcgattgtgtaaaaaaaaaaatgtatatatatcgaatacAATAATTGGTAATCCTTTAGTAGTGTTTTGAAAACTGCTATTGGTTGCCTCTTGACCCAGTGATGTAGGTGCAGTGACCATAGGAAATGACAGTGAGGGAGAGAAGAAAGGAACAGTTTATTCATTGGTTGTCATTGTATGTTGCCCCTATGACATtcctcatacatttttttttaaatcatagtaGCAGTATGGTTGATCCACAAACACTGGTCATGCTTGCCTCATGCTCCTTATCATATCATGATCTCATATTCAGTCAACCATGCAGGGTGAGgagatttttcttatttatttgtcattGCTGAGTCGATCCTCTTTGCTATACTTCATCCAGCCATCTGAAGAGGTTGATTAGCAAACAACATAAACCATCaaccccccttcctccccctttACTGAAATGAGGAAGGGATTTGACTATTGTCTAGTGGTTTCATATTTTTGCatcatgtaagtttttttttttttgtctttcttttctttgcagGTCAAGCAAGATTTTTTTCTGCAATTTAAGTAAGATTATGGTTTAATGTTGTTTGTTAGTAGTGACCAGGAGTATAGTCCATGTGATAGCTCAAGGATCAGCCATACTGTTGTTCATCATCATCCTTGTCTTCCTGCTGTATCGCCTCAGTGCGTACGAGAGGAGAGAAAGTTCATCTATTTTGTGGcccccctaatttttttttctttttttttttttatataataaccaTAGTTATTTTGTCTACCAGGTGTTCTGAGCAATTAGTTTCAACTCAAAAGTATTTAAACTACTGGAAGTCCATGAGAGGCAATTAATAGCATGAAAAACTAGTTGGCTGATTTAACAGAACACTTGGCAATACTGAAGTAAGATTCACTAATTAACCACTTTACTGTATGTGGAATAATTTATAttgatgaatttatatacatgaatatatatatttaattatatgaaaTCATGAAGGGAGGccccttgtatttgtttgtaCCTGTCCATAGTAGGTCGGTACATTTTACAAGTGTTAAGATAAAACAAATAATGCTTGTATGAAAAGAGGAAGTTGATATTTCTTGTACTGTATACCCTGAGCTCACTGAAACATCCAAAAGTAAAATTATAGAGCGCCACCAGGGAGGAAGTGCAAATAAaagttatctttttatatttatgtttcactatgtccttcttaattatttatataatgagtAGTAATGTTATTTTGTTAATCATGATGCCTGGCAGTGTTtggcagttatatataattaagaattcTGAAGCAATGTCATACTTACAGCAATCCAACACTAAAAGAAACCATGTTACTATAACTGGAAACGAAAAGTGCAAGGCAAGTAAGACCTGCATCCATAAATTTTAATAGTAACTTATTAGAACTAGTAAGTACTGAGGAATTATAGTGGTTGAATGATctgaaataaaatgacaaaactgtgcaaacaaaaatatttccaaatgcGTTCTTCACCACGCTTTTCTACATGAACCATGCATAAACTTATCCAAACCATGTCTACCTCATCTATAGAGTAGCAGTACATATGGTCAACATAGGCAGTAGTACattgcattttgttcatgaaacttacctgtcagatatatatatagctgtattctctgaagtcagacagaatttctaaaacttacgacacacgtagtggggagtttagtggttagtacccattccccccgccgctggaggcgggtatccaggaaccattcccattttctatcagatttcttctgtcgcggtgtcgtaaacatctgttttacacacctccgcctcaggaggTTTTTGGGAAAACATTTCATTGCTTTGAGTCTCCTCTTGaccctttttggtttttttgattggatcgatagcttggcatacgtgatttggactgtttttttgaaaatttggcttagattttttccttaaatatgtctggatgtagttcggctagcgccagggtgtgttcgaaagtggaatgcaaggttaagcttcctaaagccttggttgatcctcacacattgtgtaaagggtgtagggggcaagagtgtaaatatgatttgcgctgtaatgagtgtgaaagcttggatgatttacaatggaagacgtatgaatcctacgtaaagaagttagaacgtgataggattaggagcggtcttcctccaggagtaaggtcgggtagcagacagggtattaatgtatccccttctaaccctcctttagatttgtgtctcctaaccccgtagtgttgccttcggagggccctcaagtggtgtctgcggagggtaatgccctttcgcttattctggattcattgaagacgcttgaatctaaagtgcttgcccttgaaaacaggcaaaataagtgcagtggatagtgcccctagtgaagtggagggggcgtcagatcggccctatagcgcctctaggctgggacctctgccggactcccaggactcagggagagggcatgcgaaggagggttacggggaacccccaccgatctggcgtccttcagcagttcctgtggacgttcccaggctgctaaggagcgtgctcgagcacgtatcctgaaggattgtttctcgtcttccgacgcgtcctccccgcgcaaggggtgggaatctcgttcggattcgcgacctttgaagaggactcttcaagagcttgacgcttcacgtcatgctttgtctgagtggcattcttctccggaaagcgtagcttttccgccccagaagaagtctaggacgtcatccgaacgatgacgcccgcgagcgccccagtcgctctagagcccaAGGCTGTTCCTGGAGAAGGAAGAatgcgtcccctcgcccctctccttctcacaagcgcagctcgtctccgcgtaaggagacatctcagacggagatcatcattgcgatgcagcggcaactggacgctttactgaagcagaaggagacggtacctcgtcgaaggaaagacgatagactgcctatcaagagaactaagcagtcttctccaacggctcctttttcgtccccgtcttctgatttttcgccctctagacgtcgttttgctccccagggttcgtctagaggtgacgttagatGCCAGTttagagagagttctctgcatgctcctctctcttcccgtagagaggacgctcggcgttccgacttcgacgcttctgctgacgacgattttGTAGCTGTCGGACGGACTTCTTTGCGTTCGGcccctcttcgacatgacagtgttgacgctcaacgaTACGCTAGTCGGGCAGTTGATCAAGTTTCTTCGCAggacgttcgtaaggacgcttcgcgggacgttagaagagtctctttgatggacgctcggtcggacgctgatttggacgctcgagagaacgctacgttggacgctcgtagacgttctagtaagacctctgtggacgcgaatgtggaagttcgctgtcactcggatgttgttcccgagactttggcacgttcgcctctaaaggtgattcctgatcctgttactgttaaggatccgttaccctcgtcttctcttcatcgttcggataggagacttggagctaaaggacttctgcctcttccttcggacttgcactcgggtagggaagaaggagaacttagcggttcttcggaggatgttgatgaagaacaacctgctacgtctgcttcgtcagattatcaagttttggcgcgactacttcgtgattcgtttggcgatacttttcagcctgctgctcctccttctcctccttctcagttttcgtcgtcgaagacaagcaagtctccaggtttcgtgaagatgaagacgtcgttatctactagaagagctttccggaaggttaacgcctggatggagtctaggaaagcaaaaggaaggactactttcgccctgcctccgtctagacttagcggtaaggcagggatgtggtatgagaacaggcgaggaattaggattgaaggttcctacgtctgctcaaggtgatttcgccagcgtggttgatgcctcaaggagggcccttttagcctcagctaaagtatcttggacgacttccgaactggaccatcttttgaagggactgtttaggtccttagaggtattcaactttttagactggtgtcttggagccttagacaaccaatctcgtaagccagactcgatcagcttgggggagctgtccagtgtattgtcatgcaatGGACAagggccgtcagggatggctcagaggagttagcctctcatttttcagcaggggttcttaagaaaaggtcgctttatttgcaacttcgcggctaagtctgtctctccccgCCACACGAGGACAGAACTTTTTGTATGCtccccttctcgagtcatctcttcccccaagctatggtgaaggatctggcagttagtctgcaagagaaagccacacaagacctgttggctcagtcttcgagacgtccggctggcccttcaacgtcgtcaggaacccaaccgtttagaaagcagaagcacTTTcatggagggacttccgctagatcgtctcctcgaggaagaagccttcctatgAGGTTAGAGCCCCTTCccaagtctaggggcaagaagtgagagacgtgccttcagtcaccggtaggagccaggctgcagttgtttgcagaagcctggagagtaagagaggcagacacctggtctctcgacgtcatagagaagggttacaagatccctttcataaagccgcccccgttgacttccactcccagggacttgtccccatcgtatcctctggcaaagcgaaagatacttttcgacctgctcgagcagatgctcgagaaacgagcagtggaacaggttttagacctggcaacgccaggattttacaacagattgtttcttgtaccgaaacaatcgggagggtggcggcccgtcttggcatgtaagtcgtctaaac
Coding sequences within it:
- the LOC135219586 gene encoding MAP kinase-interacting serine/threonine-protein kinase 1-like isoform X2, whose translation is MVQGDVTSVLRDTTNLEQVREEAKERRKRRKKKRSGSTLVASVFSDLYKLTGEVLGQGAYASVQTCVNIYTDIEYAVKIIEKVPSHSRTRVFKEVEMFHHCQGHKNIIQLVEFFEEDDKFYLVFEKIYGGPLLSHIQRRTHFTEAEASMVIRDLASALAFLHSKGIAHRDLKPENILCVYPDQLCPVKICDFDLGSGIKFNSNLSSPVMTPQLLTPVGSAEFMAPEVVEGFISDDAGPYDKRCDLWSLGVVTYILLCGYPPFCGNCGEDCGWERGEACPQCQDLLFNNIQDGSYEFPKPEWSYISEEAKDLIRKLLVKDASQRLSAEMVLAHPWVKNGGPTTCLETPNVIRKNHSAQQLSLFAESCMALNRVLLQHFSMNQDEDCENMHGVDPPFGLSPPSESRLAQRRLRSISLNTEHLLTATG
- the LOC135219586 gene encoding MAP kinase-interacting serine/threonine-protein kinase 1-like isoform X1, whose product is MQGSMAGSLIHEYQGDVTSVLRDTTNLEQVREEAKERRKRRKKKRSGSTLVASVFSDLYKLTGEVLGQGAYASVQTCVNIYTDIEYAVKIIEKVPSHSRTRVFKEVEMFHHCQGHKNIIQLVEFFEEDDKFYLVFEKIYGGPLLSHIQRRTHFTEAEASMVIRDLASALAFLHSKGIAHRDLKPENILCVYPDQLCPVKICDFDLGSGIKFNSNLSSPVMTPQLLTPVGSAEFMAPEVVEGFISDDAGPYDKRCDLWSLGVVTYILLCGYPPFCGNCGEDCGWERGEACPQCQDLLFNNIQDGSYEFPKPEWSYISEEAKDLIRKLLVKDASQRLSAEMVLAHPWVKNGGPTTCLETPNVIRKNHSAQQLSLFAESCMALNRVLLQHFSMNQDEDCENMHGVDPPFGLSPPSESRLAQRRLRSISLNTEHLLTATG